Part of the Oncorhynchus nerka isolate Pitt River linkage group LG14, Oner_Uvic_2.0, whole genome shotgun sequence genome is shown below.
ATAGAGGATAGGATAATGTCAACACAAAACGACTCAATCACAGTTGGAGGCAATgatttaatggatgtgttacaaGACAATAATAATGCTACAAAGGGTAAACATGTAAATCCCATGGATTAAATAACAGTATATAAACACATTATTGAGTTGTACAGATGACCTATTTCAGTTATTATTTACTTTACAATGATAGATTAAAGTGGCATTTACAGTATAACACTGACAGGTAGCAGCAGTGGGAGGAGCAGAAATAATATAGCTCCATATCAGCGAATATGACAGGGATAGAGGTGAATCACAGTCCAAGTAGCTCGAAAGCATCTCCCCAATCTTCTGCTTCACCAGGCTGAAATAAAAATCAGTAAATAATATTAGCCTACTAACTCaagggtacagtgtgtgtgtgtgtgtgtgtgtgtgtgccctaccTGGAGGATGTTGTTAAGTTTCCTGGCCAGTTGAACAGAGTTCTGATGCAGTCCGTCCCAGGCCTTAAACACACGCTGTCTGCAAGCCACAAAGGTCTGCCAACAGTAGAAATAGTCTACAGGGAAGAGACAGAATTATAATGAGAGAcgtactcacacacccacacactcacacacaccctctctaccTTCATAGTTCATGATAGTGATCTGCACCCCGGCTCTCTGCAGCATGCGGAGACCCTCTCTCGCACTGCTGTCCTCCGGGTCACAGAAGTAGAGCCTGGAGACGTAGATCCTGAGGCGGAGGTTGGGGGTCTGGCTGAGGAACTGGGCCAGCCTGTAGGAGCAGTCTGAGCAGGGGGACCAGGAACAGAACCAGGTGACTGAGTAACACAGTCCCACACTGTCTGGAGCTCCATAACCCCACAGGCCTGGACACAGGGCGCCTGCTTCCAGGAGGCGCAGGAACagcagctgggggggggggggggatagagtggtggaggtgtgtgagaaagggagaggggtgaggaatgagggagagatagtgatggagatgggtgagaaagggagaggggtgaggaatgagggagagatagTGATGGAGATAGGTGAGGAAGGTAGACGGgtgaggaatgagggagagatagTGATGGAGataggtgagaaagggagaggggtgaggaatgagggagagatagTGATGGAGATAGGTGAGGAAGGTAGACGGgtgaggaatgagggagagatagTGATGGAGataggtgagaaggggagaggaatgaggggtgatgggaatgagggagagatagTGATGGAGATAGGTGAGGAAGGTAGATGGGTGAGGAATGAGGGGGAGATAGTGATGGAGataggtgagaaagggagaggggtgaggaatgagggagagatagTGATGGAGATAGGTGAGGAAGGTAGACGGgtgaggaatgagggagagatagTGATGGAGATAGGTGAGGAAGGTAGACGGgtgaggaatgagggagagatagagatggagataggtgagaaagggagaggggtgaggaatgagggagagatagTGATGGAGATAGGTGAGGAAGGTAGACGGgtgaggaatgagggagagatagTGATGGAGataggtgagaaagggagaggggtgaggaatgagggagagatagTGATGGAGATAGGTGAGGAAGGTAGACGGgtgaggaatgagggagagatagTGATGGAGataggtgagaaagggagaggggtgaggaatgagggagagatagTGATGGAGATAGGTGAGGAAGGTAGATGGGTGAGGAATGAGGGGAGATATTGATGGAGATAGGTGAGaaaggtgagaaagggagaggggtgaggaatgagggagagatagTGATGGAGATAGGTGAGGAAGGTAGACGGgtgaggaatgagggagagatagagatggagataggtgaggaggaaggtgaggaatgagggagagggtgaggaatGAGTGAGGGGAGAGATAGTGATGGAGATAGGTGAGGAAGGTAGACGGGTGAGGAATGAGGGATGGAGATAGTGATGGagaatagtagtagagagaaAGGAAGGTAATGCTtggacagagagggtgaggaatgagggagagatggtgatGGAAGATAGGAAAATGGAAGAGAAGAAATGTGAAGACGGGGAGGAACTGGAGGGATGAGATAGTGATGGAGATAGGTGAGAAAGGGAGTTTGGTCCCACCCGCCTCTTGACCACGAAGCACAGGTAGGTTTCGTGTCGGCCCTTGGCCCAGCGCATGTTCTTATAGTGGTAGATAAACTTCTTCTGGGCCAACAGAACACTGAGACACAGAAAGTAGGTTTTCACTCAAATACGTATTAGAGATGCTGGCAAATAAAAATTCATAAGCACACTGAGGCAGGCTTAAGGTGAATGGTTATAGCCACTACTATTGCTTTTCCCTCCTCTGCCCCTGCAGTGTCTTCTCTGGTGTGGAAAAGCCATATATTCTGGTTATGAGGACTGCACTAACTACTCAACACTTTCCTCTTCTTCTTTAACAAAACCACAGGTTTAGTTAACCATCTGTCAATGAACTGGTGTCTAACAAACTGGCCCTGGTTCTCTCGGTCTCAGTTTGAATCAGACAGCTTTCAGTGAAACTAGCGAAAGCTATTCAATACATTGTTGTCATCATCACCGAAACTTCTGATTGTGCTGCATAAGAGAAAGATGACAGGAGTGGTTTCATAAAGCATCATCAATAATAAATAGGACAGCAATCACCAATTGGCAGGGATTAGTTTAAAAAATGTACTACACCATTAGTTGATCCCGTCATGTGATATTATATCATATAAATACATTTGCTCAACTCATTAAACAATTAATACAAAAAAAACAGATGTTCATTTTACTCACCTGTCAAATTTGTTGATCATTTCAGAAGCCTAATTTGTCTCACACAGTCAATCAGGCGAGAGCGAGTGGTGTGATGAGtgtggggggaggagggaagggaaggaggggacagggtagatatatatatatatatatatatatatacctatacgcTCAGTCAAGCAGCTTGTGTAGAGAGGTGGCTCTGGTTGGATGGAGAGGTTTTTCAAAATAAGAATAGGGGAGGGGTGACAGCAGTACCAAAACTAGAACAGGGTCGTAtagatacagtatactacaggacAATGTTATTCAGCAAACAACGATGTAGGCCCACAAACTGTCAAACTAGATAAGAAATACTAGTTATACTAGATAGATACAGTCCGTGTGTTGATTATGACTAAtagtaaactgaacaaaaatagaaacgcagCATGCAACTACTTCAAagactttactgagttacagttcataaaaggatatcagtccatttaaataaattcattaggccctattctatggatttcacatgactgggaatacagatatgcatctgttggtcacagaaacCTTAAAATAAAGGTAGggttgtggatcagaaaaccagtcagtatctggtgtgaccaccatttgcctcacacatctccttcacattgagttgatcaggctgttgattctagcctgtggaatgttgtcccactcctcttcaatggttgtgcaaagttgctggatattggcgggaactggagcacgctgtcgtacacgtcgatccagagcatcccaaacatgctcaatgggtgacatgtctggtgagtatgcaggccatggaagaactgggatattttcagcttccaggaattgtgtacagatccttgcgacatggggccgtgcattatcatgctgaaacatgagttgatggcagcggatgaatggcacgacaatgggcctcaggatctcgtcatggtatctttgtgcattcaaattgccatagataaaatacaattgttttTGTTGTCAGTAacttatacctgcccataccataaccccactgccaccatggggcactctgttcacaacgttgacatcagcaaacagctcAAACACACAACGTCACACTATCTGCCAGTCACCCAACCCTCAAGCCAGTCCCCCAGCCAGTCCCCcagccagtcacccagccagtcacccagccagtcacccagccagtcaccCAACCCTCAAGCCAGTCCCCcagccagtcacccagccagtcacccagccagtcaccCAACCCTCAAGCCAGTCCCCcagccagtcacccagccagtcaccCAACCCTCAAGCCAGTCCCCcagccagtcacccagccagtcaccCAACCCTCAAGCCAGTCCCCcagccagtcacccagccagtcaccCAACCCTTAAGCCAGTCCCCCAGCCAGTCCCCcagccagtcacccagccagtcaccCAACCCTCAAGCCAGTCCCCcagccagtcacccagccagtcaccCAACCCTCAAGCCAGTCCCCcagccagtcacccagccagtcaccCAACCCTCCACTCTGGTTTTCCCAGATCATAAAAAATGAAAACTTCCAGATACCTTCGCGCCTTGATGCAGACTGGGTTTTACCACCCTTCCTCgttccactccactcctccctcctttccttccctcctccccctcgtcACCGTTTCCAGGCCCCAGAGTTGGGGTAGACATGGACATCCCCCATAACCCAGAGGCCCTGACACCTATACCTCTGATTTGGGTTGTGTGAGTGTGCTTGCACGTGTCATATTTGTGTTTTCCCAAAGTGTGTCAATCATAGAAAACGTAGGAGCTGTGAGTGACCTCTCACCCCAGgcttccctctctgctccaccACCGCAGTGTGTGGCTCTCTCCCCTTAcccacagtgtgtataactcagaCCAACCAGCCTTTGAACCATGAGATGTTGTCATCCATCCTCCTCCATACACGAGGGTGTGTTCACTCTCTCTCCGGCTTTGTTCTGTGCCGTCGTTCTGTCTGTTTTTGCTCCGGCCTGGTCCCGTTCACTGCAGCTGCACGCATCCTGTGCCTCTGTTTCCCATGactccccactcccctctccctctcatgcaCTCTGTGGTTTGGGGAATTCACCGTTTCCCAGGGTGGGTGTATTTGGAGCTcatctgtactgtgtgtgtgtgagtgtgtgtttggttgGCTTGTGGAGCccatctgtgtgagtgtgtcataATTATGATCTTTACACATCATCTGGAACGGATTTATCCACTGCCATTTACGTACCAACCGCCGGTGGTGCGGTGCCCCAACATCAAGATATACATTCCTCTGCAAtgtttgtctgtgtatgtgtctgtgtgtgaatgtgggctgtatgtctctgtgtgtgaatgtgtgctgtatgtgtctgtgtgtgaatgtgtgctgtatgtgtgtgagagtgactCTATGTGTTGACAGCAACTAACCTTAGTAACCTTGTTGCACTATGTTTATTAAAGCACCTAAAACTCACTGTACAAGTGAATGTGTCTATGGAATGTTACCATTCATAACCTCCAGTCTGTTTTAAATATGATCctgaaaacgtgtgtgtgtgtgtgtgtgtgtgtgtgtgtgtgtgtgtgtgtgtgtgtgtgtgtgtgtggttttaagTAAGACATATGGATTATACATCACCATCTTCCATGGTTTGACCACAGTTTACCGAGGTCGCCTTTCGGTCACATATCAACTCACATGCACTGGCCCTACTCTCGTGCACAGCCCTACTGTAACAGACAGCGTGTGTGTCAGAGTACAGTAGGTTATGGTAGACATGGCTGTGCATTTAACCCATAGTCAGGGGGGAACCAACCGGCAGCAGGATGTGCGAAGTCATACTTTCCGAAACCcttccacccacccacacacacacacacacacacacacacacacacacacacacacacacacacacacacacaccgtgcagaaCCATATGACCACAGTCACAAACAGGCTTACTTTCCAGTAGCGTGAACTCACATCTGTTTCCTGACAACAataatggtttcagatgtgttAGACTATATAAGGCCAGCTAACAGGTGTCTGCAGCAGGGCAGGGCAGCCATGGAGACAGAGAACCATGAATCTCAATAATAAAATGACCTCATGCTCAACGGGAAGAATGGggaagactgtttcaaggataaCAATTACTCCCACACTCACCATTATATCTGTCTGCACATTTCCTTCACTAATGTGCATGGCCACTGGTAGTGCTAAATGTGTGAGTGGGACGGATATTTAATGGGGTTTACTGTAATCCCAGCACTACAAAGAGTTGTGGCATTGTAATGTATTTATTCTGAAGACTGAAGAATCACTTTATGTTACACAGAATCCAAGAGGCTTAGAGCTAAGATTTTGTTCTGGTTAAACAGTTGATGCAATCTTTGGTGGTTCTGTTTTCTTAAACTTTGTATTAGGGGAGATACTCCTCCCCCAAGACCACACACCTCTAGTTGTTTAATTTACAACACTCCAACACTGTATGTCTGTAAGAAACAGGTTAATGTAGTTATGATATGGTCTGAGGTTAGCACGGTGAGCGCACGTTTAGCTAACCACGCTCTAATTCTGGTTAGGCCGAGACAGGGCTGAAGAGCAGTGTCACTCATACCCTTCCACCCACACACAAACTGACATTCACCTGCTAACAGCACACTTCACTACTGCTGTAATTTACTATGAATGCCATGGTGTGTAAGCTGTACCAGGGATAATATAGCTGACACTTGTGTCCTGCCATGTGACAGGTGTGCAGTGTGAGGAAGGATATTGAGGGGCATTAAAGGGGGGgatgaggatagagagagagatgaacgaaggAGAGCATGTGTTTTGCAGACTCATACAAAGCCACACACAGGTGCAggtgaggagtgagagagaagaggggggaggaagagagaaaggcgAACAGAGAAGTTCTGCAGACTCACATAAACCACATACTTCCTCACACACAGTAAATGTATACTCACTGACACAAGTGTGCACAATGCCCCGCGTACGCACACATTTATTTGCAAAATCACTTATTAATAAAAACAAGTTTTTACAAATAAAGAGCCAGCCAgacatataaacatatatattttacattgaaTAAGAACTCAATGACAATTGTAAAAGCAatacatacataaatacatactaCAAATCAGGAGGAAAAAACATCATTTAAATGAGGTTCTGTTCACTAAATTGTCCATTGTCTTCCAACATTTTAGTTAAGACTCTACCCTCATTATTGCCTTGATAAGAGACGTAGTCCCCCTCTTTTCactgtatctctcctcctcctctctctacttccctatagtatctctcctcctcctctctccatttccctatagtatctctcctcctcctctctccatttccctatagtatctctcctcctcctctctctacttccctatagtatctctcctcctctctctacttccctatagtatctctcctcctctctctacttccctatagtatctctcctcctctctctatttccctatagtatctctcctcctcctctctctacttccctatagtatctctcctcctctctctacttccctatagtatctctcctcctctctctacttccctatagtatctctcctcctctctctacttccctatagtatctctcctcctctctctatttccctatagtatctctcctcctctctctatttccctatagtatctctcctcctcctctctccatttccctatagtatctctcctcctcctctctccatttccctatagtatctctcctcctcctctctccatttccctatagtatctctcctcctcctctctctacttccctatagtatctctcctcctctctctacttccctatagtatctctcctcctctctctacttccctatagtatctctcctcctctctctatttccctatagtatctctcctcctctctctatttccctatagtatctctcctcctcctctctctacttccttatagtatctctcctcctcctctctctacttccctatagtatctctcctcctcctcctctctctacttccctatagtatctctcctcctcctctctctacttccctatagtatctctcctcctctctctacttccctatagtatctctcctcctctctctatttccctatagtatctctcctcctcctctctctatttccctatagtatctctcctcctcctcctctctttacttccctatagtatctctcctcctctctctacttccctatagtatctctcctcctctctctatttccctatagtatctctcctcctctctctacctccctatagtatctctcctcctctctctatttccctatagtatctctcctcctcctctctctatttccctatagtatctctcctcctcctcctctctctacttccctatagtatctctcctcctctctctacttccctatagtatctctcctcctctctctatttccctatagtatctctcctcctctctctatttccctatagtatctctcctcctcctctctctacttccctatagtatctctcctcctcctctctccatttccctatagtatctctcctcctcctctctctacttccctatagtatctctcctcctcctctctctatttccctatagtatctctcctcctctctctatttccctatagtatctcctccttctcctctctctatttccctatagtatctctcctcctctctctatttccctttaatatctctcctcctcctctctctacttccctatagtatctctcctcctcctctctctacttccctatagtatctctcctcctcctctctctatttccctatagtatctctcctcctcctcctctctctatttccctatagtatctcctccttctcctctctctatttccctatagtatctctcctctctctatttccctttaatatctctcctcctcctctctctatttccccatagtatctctcctcctctctctatttccctatagtatctctcctcctctctctatttccctttaGTATATCATCTTTGTCTTATTTTCCACATTCCCTTCGTTGTCTCCTACATCACTTAAGGTCTTTGACAAACACCTTGGTGACATGGAAGCCCAGAAATGTCCTCTCCGGctgctcttcatcctcctcttcttcctccccatCGTAGCCCACCTCCCCCTGCAGCCTGTAGCCCAGCTTCCTGAAGAAGGCCTCTCCTACTGCAGAGGGGTAGGGGACGTGGGCGTAGACCCTCCTGGcccctgtctgcctctccctctgctccagaCTCTGGACCAGCAGTCTGCCGAGGCCCTCCCGGCGGTACCAGCAGCCCACCACCACCCTGCAGAACCTCCTCATTCCCAGACGACAGTCACCCTCCCTGGACACACAGCCCACGATCTCCCCCTCACAGTCCGCCACCCACACCTGCCCtgctgccttctccctctccacgTCTACGATCTCAGGAGACGAGTCTTTGTCCTTGTCCTCTGCCTTGGGTTTGGTCCTCCGTCTGGCCTTGCCCTTTAATGACAGATAATAATCAACTTTATTTGTGCAGCAACTCAACCCAAAGCACGAAAAGTCAAAATCACTAACACACTGTAGTAAAACTGAGCAATGTAACATCCACAACATACAGTACCTAAAGTCAAAGAAAAGGAAACCTACTTTAGCCGGTGGGGGTTTCCCACTGATCCTGCTATAGGGGTTGGGAAGGGTCTCGTCCTGCGCCCCTCGGTAACTGCTCCCCACATAGTCCCAGTAGGGCCGGCTGGTGCCCAGCACTCCGGTGGAGCGTGGCATGGTGAACTTGAGGTAGATGATGAGCAGGAAGACAGGGATGATGAGGGCCAGGATGAAGGAGTGAAGGAAGCAGCGGAGGACAGAAGAGACAGTGGCCAGGAGTAGGAGGCAGACAGGACGAGTCAGGATGTGGAGGATCAGACGGTTTTCTGTTCCCTGACAACCCtcctacagagagaaagagagggagggagggacaaagagagggagaggggtgggggaggagaaagagagagagagatagggggatggaagggatggggacagagagagaaaggtgcgTGAGTGAAACggttctcctatggagacagccgaagaaccctattAGGTTCCAGAGAGCACCTTTAATTCTAAGAGTGTAGAGACAGAGCATAACTC
Proteins encoded:
- the LOC115142105 gene encoding single-stranded DNA cytosine deaminase-like; protein product: MINKFDSVLLAQKKFIYHYKNMRWAKGRHETYLCFVVKRRVGPNSLSLPFSHTSTTLSPPPPQLLFLRLLEAGALCPGLWGYGAPDSVGLCYSVTWFCSWSPCSDCSYRLAQFLSQTPNLRLRIYVSRLYFCDPEDSSAREGLRMLQRAGVQITIMNYEDYFYCWQTFVACRQRVFKAWDGLHQNSVQLARKLNNILQPGEAEDWGDAFELLGL
- the nat14 gene encoding probable N-acetyltransferase 14, encoding MVKLELDQVVMRRMREDDIETVKAIIKEGCQGTENRLILHILTRPVCLLLLATVSSVLRCFLHSFILALIIPVFLLIIYLKFTMPRSTGVLGTSRPYWDYVGSSYRGAQDETLPNPYSRISGKPPPAKGKARRRTKPKAEDKDKDSSPEIVDVEREKAAGQVWVADCEGEIVGCVSREGDCRLGMRRFCRVVVGCWYRREGLGRLLVQSLEQRERQTGARRVYAHVPYPSAVGEAFFRKLGYRLQGEVGYDGEEEEEDEEQPERTFLGFHVTKVFVKDLK